CACAGGAGGTACCAGAGCCACCTGTGATGGCACAGGAGTTGCCAGGGCTGCCTTTGGTGACAGCAGCAGTAGAGTTGCCAGAGCAGCCTGCGGTAACAGTAGCAATGGAGTTGACCGAACAACCTGTGACGACGACAGAGTTGGAGCAGCCTGTGGGGATGACAACGGTGGAACATCCTGGGCATCCTGAGGTGACAACGGCAACAGGGTTGCTGGGGCAGCCTGAGGCAACGATGGTGCTGGAGTTGCCAGGACAGCCAGTGGCAACAACAGCGCTGGAGTTGCCGGGGCAGCCTTCGGTGACTGGGGTGCCAGAGTTGCCAGGGCTGCCTTCGGCAACTAGGGCACTGGAGTTGTCGGGGCAGCCTGTGGCAACTGGGGCACTAGAGTTGCCTGGGCCGCTCATGGCAGCTGGGGCACTGGAGTTCTCGGGGCAGTCTGGGGCAGCTGGAGCACTGGAGCTTTTGGGGCAGCCTCTGGCAACAGGGGTGCTGGAGTTGCCAGGGCAGCCTGGGGCGCCAGAGTTGCCTGGGCAGCCTGTGGCAACTGTGGCGCTGGAGATCTCTGTTCAGTCTGTGGTGACAACATCGGAGCTGTCAACGATGACCGTGTCGCAGTCCCTGGAGGTGCCCTCGACGACAGCGCTGGAATCCTATAATACGGTAGCACAGGAGCTGCCTACTACATTAGTGGGGGAGACTTCTGTAACAGTAGGAGTGGATCCCTTGATGGCCCCAGAATCCCATATATTAGCTTCTAACACCATGGAGACCCATATATTAGCATCCAACACCATGGACTCCCAAATGCTAGCGTCCAACACCATGGACTCCCAGATGCTAGCATCCAACACCATGGACTCCCAGATGTTAGCGTCTAGCACCATGGACTCCCAGATGTTAGCAACTAGTACCATGGACTCCCAAATGTTAGCAACTAGCTCCATGGACTCCCAGATGTTAGCAACTAGCACTATGGACTCCCAGATGTTAGCAACCAGTTCCATGGACTCCCAGATGTTAGCAACCAGCTCCATGGACTCCCAGATGTTAGCAACCAGCTCCATGGACTCCCAGATGTTAGCAACCAGCTCCATGGACTCCCAGATGTTAGCAACCAGCACCATGGATTCTCAGATGTTAGCAACCAGCACCATGGACTCCCAGATGTTAGCAACTAGCTCAATGGATTCCCAGATGTTAGCATCTGGCACTATGGACTCTCAAATGTTAGCTTCTGGCACCATGGATGCTCAGATGTTAGCGTCTGGTACCATGGATGCCCAGATGTTAGCATCTAGTACCCAAGATTCTGCTATGTTGGGTTCAAAATCTCCTGATCCCTATAGGTTAGCTCAGGATCCTTACAGGTTAGCTCAGGATCCCTATAGGTTGGGCCATGACCCCTATAGATTAGGTCATGATGCTTACAGGTTAGGACAGGACCCTTATAGATTAGGCCATGATCCCTACAGACTAACTCCTGATCCCTATAGGATGTCACCTAGACCCTATAGGATAGCACCCAGGTCCTATAGAATAGCACCCAGGCCATATAGGTTAGCACCTAGACCCCTGATGTTAGCATCTAGACGTTCTATGATGATGTCCTATGCTGCAGAACGTTCCATGATGTCATCTTACGAACGCTCTATGATGTCTTATGAGCGGTCTATGATGTCCCCTATGGCTGAGCGCTCTATGATGTCAGCCTACGAGCGCTCTATGATGTCAGCCTATGAGCGCTCTATGATGTCCCCTATGGCTGAGCGCTCTATGATGTCAGCTTATGAACGCTCTATGATGTCAGCTTATGAACGCTCCATGATGTCCCCAATGGCTGATCGATCTATGATGTCCATGGGTGCCGACCGGTCTATGATGTCATCATACTCTGCTGCTGACCGGTCTATGATGTCATCGTACTCTGCAGCTGATCGATCTATGATGTCATCTTATACTGCTGATCGTTCAATGATGTCTATGGCTGCTGATTCTTACACCGATTCTTACACTGACACATATACAGAGGCATATATGGTGCCACCTTTGCCTCCTGAAGAGCCCCCAACAATGCCACCGTTGCCACCTGAGGAGCCACCAATGACACCACCGTTGCCTCCTGAGGAACCACCAGAGGGTCCAGCATTGCCCACTGAGCAGTCAGCATTAACAGCTGAAAATACGTGGCCTGCAGAGGTGCCATCATTACCTTCTGAAGAGTCTGTATCGCAGCCTGAGCCTCCTGTGAGTCAAAGTGAGATTTCAGAGCCTTCAGCAGTGCCTACTGATTATTCAATGTCAGCATCAGATCCCTCAGTTTTAGTATCAGAGGCTACTGTGACTGTTCCAGAACCACCGCCAGAGCCAGAATCTTCAATTACATCAACACCTGTAGAGTCTGCGGTAGTAGCAGAAGAACATGAAGTTGTTCCAGAGAGACCAGTGACTTGTATGGTGTCTGAAACTCCCACAGTGTCAGCTGAACCAACTGTGGTAGCATCAGAGCCTCCTGTTTTGTCAGAGACAGCAGAAACATTTGAATCCATGAGAGCCTCAGGATATGTTGCCTCAGAGGTATCTACATCCTTGTTGGAGCCAGCAGTAACTACTCCAGTGCTGGCAGAGAGCATTCTGGAGCCTCCAGACATGGCTGTCCCAGAGTCTTCGGCTATGGCTGTCCTGGAGTCTTCGGCTGTGACCGTCCTGGAGTCTTCAACTGTGACCGTCCTGGAGTCTTCGACTGTGACTGTCCTGGAGCCTTCGGTTGTGACTGTCCCGGAGCCTCCTGTTGTGGCTGAGCCAGACTATATTACCATTCCTGTGCCAGTTGTTTCTGTGCTGGAGCCTTCTGTGCCTGTCTTGGAACCAGCGGTGTCAGTCCTTCAACCTTCTATGATTGTTGCAGAACCATCTGTTTCTGTCCAGGAGTCTACTGTgacagtttcagagcctgctgtcACTGTCTCAGAGCAGACTCAAGTAATACCAACTGAGGTGGCTATAGAGTCCACACCAATGATACTGGAATCTAGTATCATGTCATCACATGTTATGAAAGGAATTAATCTACCCTCTGGTGATCAAAATCTTGCTCCAGAGATTGGCATGCCGGAGATTCCTTTGCATTCAGGTGAAGAGCCACATGCTGAGGTACACCTGAAAAGTGACTCTTATGAAAGTGAACATGGTATAAATATAGACCTTAATATAAATAATCATTTAATTGCTAAAGAAATGGAACATAATACAGTGTGTGCTGCTAGTACTAGTCCTGTTGGGGAAATTGGTGAAGAGAAAATTTTGCCCACCAGTGAGACTAAACAGTGCACAGTATTGGATACCTACCCTGGTGTTAGtgaagctgatgcaggagaaaCTCTATCTTCTACTGGTTCTCTTGCTCTGGAACCTGATGCAACAGGAACTAGTAAGGGTATTGAATTTATCACAACATCTACTCTCAGTTCAGTTAATAAATATGATATTGATGTATCTTTAACTACTCAAGATACTGAACATGATATGGTAATTTCCACCAGTCCTAGTGGTGGTAGTGAAGCTGACATTGAAGGGCCTTTGCCTGCTAAAGATATTCATCTTGATTTACCATCTAATAATAACCTTGTTAGTAAGGATACAGAAGAACCATTACCTGTAAAAGAGAGTGACCAGACATTAGCGGCTCTGCTCAGCCCTAAAGAAAGTagtggaggagaaaaagaagtacCTCCCCCTCCTAAAGAGACACTGTCTGATTCAGGATTTTCTGCCAATATTGAGGATATTAATGAAGCAGATTTAGTGAGACCATTACTTCCTAAGGACATGGAACGTCTTACAAGCCTTAGAGCTGGCATTGAAGGACCTTTACTTGCAAGTGATGTTGGACGTGACAAATCTGCTGCCAGCCCGGTTGTAAGTAGTATGCCAGAAAGAGCTTCAGAGTCGTCTTCAGAGGAAAAAGATGATTATGAAATTTTTGTAAAAGTTAAGGACACTcatgaaaaaagcaagaaaaataagaacCGTGATAAGggtgagaaagagaagaaaagagactcTTCATTAAGATCTCGAAGTAAGCGTTCCAAGTCTTCTGAACACAAATCACGCAAGCGTACCAGTGAATCTCGTTCTCGGGCAAGGAAGAGATCATCTAAGTCCAAGTCTCATCGCTCTCAAACACGTTCACGGTCACGTTCAAGACgcaggaggaggagcagcagaTCAAGATCAAAGTCTAGAGGAAGACGATCTGTATCAAAAGAGAAGCGCAAAAGATCTCCAAAGCACAGATCCAAGTctagggaaaggaaaagaaaaagatcaagCTCCAGGGATAACCGAAAGACAGTTAGAGCTCGAAGTCGAACCCCAAGTCGCCGGAGTCGGAGTCATACTCCAAGTCGTCGACGAAGGTCTAGATCTGTGGGTAGGAGAAGGAGCTTTAGCATTTCCCCAAGCCGCCGGAGCCGCACCCCAAGCCGCCGCAGCCGTACCCCCAGCCGCCGGAGCCGCACCCCCAGCCGTCGAAGCCGTACCCCCAGCCGCCGGAGCCGCACCCCCAGTCGTCGGAGCCGCACCCCAAGCCGCCGGAGAAGATCGAGGTCTGTGGTAAGACGACGAAGCTTCAGTATCTCACCAGTCAGATTAAGGCGATCAAGAACACCCTTGAGAAGAAGGTTTAGCAGATCTCCCATCCGTCGTAAAAGATCCAGGTCTTCTGAACGAGGCAGATCACCCAAACGTCTGACAGATTTGGGtgagtcattttaaaatttaatgggACGGtggtagaaaatgttttaaaccttAATTTTTTCTGATCTTGAGTCAAGTGAAATATTTACTTACTGGTTTAGGATCAATGTTTCTGTCTTTAAGTTTTTATGATTAAATGGTACTGTATTTAGGAAGTACTGGGATCAGTGTATTGAAATTAGAGTTAAAAAGTCCTGTGTCGGAGTATAGTAGAATCAAGGTGTTTCCATacttgaatgttttattttgtttcagttatCTTGCCATAGCTAAAAATGGAAAGCAGAAGCAGATGTAGAATTCTAGCTAAATTAAAAACAAGCTAAGTATATGCTCAGATTGTTATTTTATGTGTTCTAACATACATCCTTGCAAATAAGCCTAAAATTACAATGTTCCTTTTTAAATAAGTTAACATATCTTAAAATGGCATTATAGGACTGTTAAATGTTAGTGAAGGTAATTCCGATTGGTATAGTTGGTAATGGAAGTGAGTAGGGAATTTTGCATGTGGGGGTTATTTAACTGGGTAGGTAATACTAgctaaataaagttaaatattttagatCAGAGTGATTTTTTAATAACCCGTTCtgctttactttaaaaataactgcTCTAATTTCCCCTGATTTTAAGTAGTGTACAGAGGTGATTAAAACTTGATTGATATGCATGATTACCTACAATATGTATGGATGATTTATCCTTATCCCAGTATACTGGACATTTCTAGGCCAGGATTgactaaagaaaaagaggttaagAGTAAAAAGGGAGAATCTGCATTCAGTTCAACAGAAGTTTTCTGAGTTCTTTTTTATTCACAGCAGAGGAACAGGATGTAATTCCTCAAGTGATTACAAGTTGGTGGAGGAGATATGGGTAAAATGCATATATGTCTCTCTTACCAAATAGTAACACTAAGAAAGAACAGAATGTAATTGCTATAATACTGATAGAGGTGAGGTACTTTAGGAATGCAATGGGAAAAGGAATGTTAATTCTGACTTAATGACAACTTGTTGGATGAGGTGGCACTtacgctgggcgcggtggctcatgcctgtaatcccagcactttgggaggctgaggcgggtggatcatctgaggtcaggagttcgagaccagcctggccaacatggagaaaccccgtctctactaaaaatacaaaaaattagccgggtatggtggcacacgcctgtagtgccagctactcgggaggctgaggcaggaaaatcgcttgaacccgggaggtggaggttgcagtgagccaaggtggcgccactgtactgcagcctgggcaacagagtgagactgtctcaaaaaaaaaaaaaaagaggcacttTAACTGGGACTCAAAGAGTGATTTAAGGTGTCAGATTAGAAAGAGAGTAGGGTCGTGataattttgtgaaataaaattgGCTTTGGCAGGTTTATATCTTAGAGTATGTGTAGTAGGGTGATCATTATAGTTGTGTAGTAACGTATTGTAATATTCAAATGGGAAACTCAATATGTGGACTCAATTCTTTGAATGAGGCCACTGCTTAAAAACTTTCAGCCAGTGGTTTGATCACAGGTATAATAGAGCAGAATATTGATGCCtacagttttttcctttttttttcttttttattcgaTACCCAAGTTCTTCAATGGATCTAGGATGCCTTTAGTTTTGTTAGTATGTTAGACTTTTGGTGATACAAAATGTATAGCCTTTTAGGAAAACTGCagcttgtatttttcttcttacagATAAGGCTCAATTACTTGAAATAGCCAAAGCTAATGCAGCTGCCATGTGTGCTAAGGCTGGTGTCCCTTTACCGCCAAACCTAAAGCCTGCACCTCCACCTACTATAGAAGAGAAAGTTGCTAAAAAGTCAGGAGGAGCTACTATAGAAGAACTAACTGAGGTAAGCTAGACagaatttgttttcattcttaaaTGGATTATTCCAGTGATGTTGACTCTGGAGCGTGCCAAAACCCGAATTGTGGGCAGAACTGATAATGGCTGGCACCGAGTGGCCAAaacccgaaatacagatgtggcAGCGGCAGAAGCTCTGTTTAGCAGGCCATTATCCGGGATGGCTAAGCTCCGCTAGCTAAAAGTTACTTCCCATTACTTTTGCTTTCCAGTTTTAGAAGCCAAACTGACTGAGGAGTGGGACGGTTCGTTTGAATGGAGGAGGTGTTGAGTGAGCAACACGCAGAAGCTCGCCTACAGTTTCGTTTCCATTCACGACGCGTTCACTGATCGCCACGAGTATACTGCATATACGCAAAGACACAGACAATCTTCAGAAATGATCTTTTGCCACCGGAGCTTGGAAATTAATAAGAATAGCTGGCCATTGCCTGAAAGGAACTTCTTTCGCATCAACATTTCGGGTTTTGGCTGTTTGGTACCAGCCATTGGCGATAATGGCCGGCCATTATCAGTTCTTCCTGCGGTTCGGGTTTTGGCagtaacatatatattttaaacacacttatttttgtttttaaaagtttgatcTTTTCAATTGAGGCTTTTTTGGGGCTTTGTTTTACTACTATTTTTTTGGTGTGGGTGGGAGGGGGGAGATGCTAAAATATTGCTGCTAGGATCCAGAAATACCACACTGTTTCATATATTGGAACTTGTTATTGGCTAGCCTTATGCCAGCCTGCCACTGTCAATATATTCTGTTCCCCTTGATTACAAGCTTAATATACTCTTGTGTTTTTGGCGAAATGAGCTTTTTATCCTATTGTAATATTTTCAATTGATAATAGATGTCATTAAATCTACTGCTTGTATAGAGACAGGTCTACCCAAATTTACTCTTGACCTTTTTATAAAGCCAGGTAATGGAGTCTGTTCCTTTGCATCTCAGGAAGGAATTGACTTTGCTTTATGTATCAGACCTCATCAATTGCACCCTCTCCATCATGCCTTATTTTCCTAAGTTCTCCTCAACCCACAAAACATTTATGGAGAGACATGTTGCTATCTAATCCTGTTGCAAATGTTTCAGATCTTTTGTTTTGCCATACTTTTGGGAAAATGTAAAGCTTCTGAATCTGTTTCCTCACTTAGATTTATTACAATATGAAttacaacttttttaaaaaaaagttgaggaCCTTGTAAACGCTTCTATTGCTTATTTACCTAATCCAAGctccttatccaaaatgctatGGACAGttaatattttgctgtttttggccCCATCTTCAGCCTTCTTGTCCCAAGTTTCTTCTCACCTTTTTACCACCACCTGAGTAGGATGACTTTTCCTTTCCTTACCAGTCTTTGTTCTTCACTATGAAAATCTGGCTTAGAACTCTTCAAGGAATATTCCTTGATTCTCTAACTCTGCCTGACTCTATTCTCTCTCAAGCCTTTGTTCTTTTAGCACTTATGTACTCAGTTTGTATTATATCAGTTTGCACTTGTTAATTGTGTTGCTCTGTAAAAGTGTTCAATTATTTCATGTATATGTATTCCTTCTCTTGTACTAGATtgtaagctccttgagagcagggaccatgtcttctacttcttcttcttcttttttttttttttttttttttgtattccccAGACAGTGCCCAGTACAGTGCGCTctctgcacatagtaggtgctcaataaatgttgttgaCTGACCAGCCAGAGTGTGTTTAAATATTAGTTAATATGCCAAGTTATGTTTATCTATAACCTATCATGAATCTTGTTTTAACTTTGGAAAGTTGCTTTTATGTGGTTTTGATTCTAAGAAATTACATGTTGTACATAAAGCGTAAgatttatcttttgtttgtttttacttttaaagaaatgtaaacagATCGCACAGAGTAAAGAAGATGATGATGTAATAGTGAATAAACCTCATGTTTCggatgaagaggaagaagaaccTCCTTTTTATCATCATCCCTTTAAACTCAGTGAACCCAAACCTATTTTTTTCAATCTGAATGTGAGTATTAGTGCTTATGGATTGGTAAAACAGTGTAACTTGTGGAACTATTTAAATAAAACCCAAATCGaatttagtttattaatttttgttttaaatactgtGAGAAATAATGTACAGTATCATTTCCTTCAGATGTCGAAAATCTCAGAAACCATTTAATGCAGATATTGAGCTTTAATTAagaaacactttattttttagattgcTGCAGCAAAACCAACTCCACCAAAAAGCCAGGTAACATTAACAAAAGAATTCCCTGTATCATCTGGATCTCAACATCGGAAAAAAGAAGCGGATAGTGTTTATGGAGAATGGGTTCCTGTAGAGAAAAATggtgaagaaaacaaagatgatgATAATGTTTTCAGCAGCAATTTGCCCTCAGAGGTAAGTAGGAGgaatattatgtatttttccttttttataccTGAATCTGccatttcattgttattttgtaTCTGATTTGGATTCTGTTTCACTCTTCTTAGGGCCGGGTTAAACGGCAGGGCCGGGTTAGACGACAGATGAAACAACCCGCAGCTTCTCATTTGACAGTAACTCGATGCAATTCACTTTGTGGAACCAAGCCACAAAGTGAAAAGCATCGAATTGCAGAGAACAGTGTTATCACATCCCTACCCAACATTGGGCCCTCCCTGCACTTGTGGGAAGGTAGTCCAAGGTACAACTATTTAGCTTCCCGATTTGCTTCAAGGCTCTATAGCTCTAGATTTTGGTGGTAGCAAATTTATCGGGTGGAGGGATTGAGCGGAGAGGGGCAGATCCTCAGGTTCAACACAAGAACTGGATTGGAAAAGGTCATTGTAGGCTGATGTGAGCATCTTGGGTACATAGCCCATTGCCCTTAATGATGGTTTCTTACTGTTTCTCTGGGGTGTTTGTCAGATAGCctttagttttaattatttttccttccctttgcTACCTTGGCCCTTTTAAATTCTTGTGTTTAACCTAATGCTCAGCCTTGGTACTccattcccttctccttccccccTTTGCTACTATTAAAAGTCGGAGAAGTGGAATTCACACGTTGAAATTTCCACGGGGCTATAGTTGTATCTTAATAATGCCAAGTGtcaaaacaaccccattaaaatgcCGCCTGATTAAATAATGTGCTGCTAAATATAGTGCACATGAAAACAGCAAgactgtatatatatgtaaatatatatatatatctgtatcttTGTATGTATCTCTGTATCTGTACC
The nucleotide sequence above comes from Macaca nemestrina isolate mMacNem1 chromosome 4, mMacNem.hap1, whole genome shotgun sequence. Encoded proteins:
- the LOC105472699 gene encoding protein SON isoform X1 — translated: MATNIEQIFRSFVVSKFREIQQELSSGRNEGQLNGETNTPIEGNQAGDAAASARSLPNEEIVQKIEEVLSGVLDTELRYKPDLKEASRKSRCVSVQTDPTDEIPTKKSKKHKKHKNKKKKKKKEKEKKYKRQPEESEAKTKSHHDGNIDLESDSFLKFDSEPSAMALELPTRAFGLSETNESPAVVLEPPVVSVEVPEPHILETLKPATKTAELSVASTSVIAEQSEQSVAVTPEPSMTKILDSFAAAPVPTTTVVLKSSEPVVTMSVEYQMKSVLKSVESTSPEPSKIMLVEPPVAKVLEPSETLVVSSETPTEVYPEPSTSTTMDFPESSAIEALRLPEQPVDVPSEIADSSMTRPQELPELPKTTALELQESSVASAMELPGPPATSMPELQGPPVTPVPELPGPSATPVPELPGPLSTPVPELPGPPATAVPELPGPSVTPVPQLSQELPGLPAPSMGLEPPQEVPEPPVMAQELPGLPLVTAAVELPEQPAVTVAMELTEQPVTTTELEQPVGMTTVEHPGHPEVTTATGLLGQPEATMVLELPGQPVATTALELPGQPSVTGVPELPGLPSATRALELSGQPVATGALELPGPLMAAGALEFSGQSGAAGALELLGQPLATGVLELPGQPGAPELPGQPVATVALEISVQSVVTTSELSTMTVSQSLEVPSTTALESYNTVAQELPTTLVGETSVTVGVDPLMAPESHILASNTMETHILASNTMDSQMLASNTMDSQMLASNTMDSQMLASSTMDSQMLATSTMDSQMLATSSMDSQMLATSTMDSQMLATSSMDSQMLATSSMDSQMLATSSMDSQMLATSSMDSQMLATSTMDSQMLATSTMDSQMLATSSMDSQMLASGTMDSQMLASGTMDAQMLASGTMDAQMLASSTQDSAMLGSKSPDPYRLAQDPYRLAQDPYRLGHDPYRLGHDAYRLGQDPYRLGHDPYRLTPDPYRMSPRPYRIAPRSYRIAPRPYRLAPRPLMLASRRSMMMSYAAERSMMSSYERSMMSYERSMMSPMAERSMMSAYERSMMSAYERSMMSPMAERSMMSAYERSMMSAYERSMMSPMADRSMMSMGADRSMMSSYSAADRSMMSSYSAADRSMMSSYTADRSMMSMAADSYTDSYTDTYTEAYMVPPLPPEEPPTMPPLPPEEPPMTPPLPPEEPPEGPALPTEQSALTAENTWPAEVPSLPSEESVSQPEPPVSQSEISEPSAVPTDYSMSASDPSVLVSEATVTVPEPPPEPESSITSTPVESAVVAEEHEVVPERPVTCMVSETPTVSAEPTVVASEPPVLSETAETFESMRASGYVASEVSTSLLEPAVTTPVLAESILEPPDMAVPESSAMAVLESSAVTVLESSTVTVLESSTVTVLEPSVVTVPEPPVVAEPDYITIPVPVVSVLEPSVPVLEPAVSVLQPSMIVAEPSVSVQESTVTVSEPAVTVSEQTQVIPTEVAIESTPMILESSIMSSHVMKGINLPSGDQNLAPEIGMPEIPLHSGEEPHAEVHLKSDSYESEHGINIDLNINNHLIAKEMEHNTVCAASTSPVGEIGEEKILPTSETKQCTVLDTYPGVSEADAGETLSSTGSLALEPDATGTSKGIEFITTSTLSSVNKYDIDVSLTTQDTEHDMVISTSPSGGSEADIEGPLPAKDIHLDLPSNNNLVSKDTEEPLPVKESDQTLAALLSPKESSGGEKEVPPPPKETLSDSGFSANIEDINEADLVRPLLPKDMERLTSLRAGIEGPLLASDVGRDKSAASPVVSSMPERASESSSEEKDDYEIFVKVKDTHEKSKKNKNRDKGEKEKKRDSSLRSRSKRSKSSEHKSRKRTSESRSRARKRSSKSKSHRSQTRSRSRSRRRRRSSRSRSKSRGRRSVSKEKRKRSPKHRSKSRERKRKRSSSRDNRKTVRARSRTPSRRSRSHTPSRRRRSRSVGRRRSFSISPSRRSRTPSRRSRTPSRRSRTPSRRSRTPSRRSRTPSRRSRTPSRRRRSRSVVRRRSFSISPVRLRRSRTPLRRRFSRSPIRRKRSRSSERGRSPKRLTDLDKAQLLEIAKANAAAMCAKAGVPLPPNLKPAPPPTIEEKVAKKSGGATIEELTEKCKQIAQSKEDDDVIVNKPHVSDEEEEEPPFYHHPFKLSEPKPIFFNLNIAAAKPTPPKSQVTLTKEFPVSSGSQHRKKEADSVYGEWVPVEKNGEENKDDDNVFSSNLPSEPVDISTAMSERALAQKRLSENAFDLEAMSMLNRAQERIDAWAQLNSIPGQFTGSTGVQVLTQEQLANTGAQAWIKKDQFLRAAPVTGGMGAVLMRKMGWREGEGLGKNKEGNKEPILVDFKTDRKGLVAVGERAQKRSGNFSAAMKDLSGKHPVSALMEICNKRRWQPPEFLLVHDSGPDHRKHFLFRVLINGSAYQPSFASPNKKHAKATAATVVLQAMGLVPKDLMANATCFRSASRR
- the LOC105472699 gene encoding protein SON isoform X4 gives rise to the protein MATNIEQIFRSFVVSKFREIQQELSSGRNEGQLNGETNTPIEGNQAGDAAASARSLPNEEIVQKIEEVLSGVLDTELRYKPDLKEASRKSRCVSVQTDPTDEIPTKKSKKHKKHKNKKKKKKKEKEKKYKRQPEESEAKTKSHHDGNIDLESDSFLKFDSEPSAMALELPTRAFGLSETNESPAVVLEPPVVSVEVPEPHILETLKPATKTAELSVASTSVIAEQSEQSVAVTPEPSMTKILDSFAAAPVPTTTVVLKSSEPVVTMSVEYQMKSVLKSVESTSPEPSKIMLVEPPVAKVLEPSETLVVSSETPTEVYPEPSTSTTMDFPESSAIEALRLPEQPVDVPSEIADSSMTRPQELPELPKTTALELQESSVASAMELPGPPATSMPELQGPPVTPVPELPGPSATPVPELPGPLSTPVPELPGPPATAVPELPGPSVTPVPQLSQELPGLPAPSMGLEPPQEVPEPPVMAQELPGLPLVTAAVELPEQPAVTVAMELTEQPVTTTELEQPVGMTTVEHPGHPEVTTATGLLGQPEATMVLELPGQPVATTALELPGQPSVTGVPELPGLPSATRALELSGQPVATGALELPGPLMAAGALEFSGQSGAAGALELLGQPLATGVLELPGQPGAPELPGQPVATVALEISVQSVVTTSELSTMTVSQSLEVPSTTALESYNTVAQELPTTLVGETSVTVGVDPLMAPESHILASNTMETHILASNTMDSQMLASNTMDSQMLASNTMDSQMLASSTMDSQMLATSTMDSQMLATSSMDSQMLATSTMDSQMLATSSMDSQMLATSSMDSQMLATSSMDSQMLATSSMDSQMLATSTMDSQMLATSTMDSQMLATSSMDSQMLASGTMDSQMLASGTMDAQMLASGTMDAQMLASSTQDSAMLGSKSPDPYRLAQDPYRLAQDPYRLGHDPYRLGHDAYRLGQDPYRLGHDPYRLTPDPYRMSPRPYRIAPRSYRIAPRPYRLAPRPLMLASRRSMMMSYAAERSMMSSYERSMMSYERSMMSPMAERSMMSAYERSMMSAYERSMMSPMAERSMMSAYERSMMSAYERSMMSPMADRSMMSMGADRSMMSSYSAADRSMMSSYSAADRSMMSSYTADRSMMSMAADSYTDSYTDTYTEAYMVPPLPPEEPPTMPPLPPEEPPMTPPLPPEEPPEGPALPTEQSALTAENTWPAEVPSLPSEESVSQPEPPVSQSEISEPSAVPTDYSMSASDPSVLVSEATVTVPEPPPEPESSITSTPVESAVVAEEHEVVPERPVTCMVSETPTVSAEPTVVASEPPVLSETAETFESMRASGYVASEVSTSLLEPAVTTPVLAESILEPPDMAVPESSAMAVLESSAVTVLESSTVTVLESSTVTVLEPSVVTVPEPPVVAEPDYITIPVPVVSVLEPSVPVLEPAVSVLQPSMIVAEPSVSVQESTVTVSEPAVTVSEQTQVIPTEVAIESTPMILESSIMSSHVMKGINLPSGDQNLAPEIGMPEIPLHSGEEPHAEVHLKSDSYESEHGINIDLNINNHLIAKEMEHNTVCAASTSPVGEIGEEKILPTSETKQCTVLDTYPGVSEADAGETLSSTGSLALEPDATGTSKGIEFITTSTLSSVNKYDIDVSLTTQDTEHDMVISTSPSGGSEADIEGPLPAKDIHLDLPSNNNLVSKDTEEPLPVKESDQTLAALLSPKESSGGEKEVPPPPKETLSDSGFSANIEDINEADLVRPLLPKDMERLTSLRAGIEGPLLASDVGRDKSAASPVVSSMPERASESSSEEKDDYEIFVKVKDTHEKSKKNKNRDKGEKEKKRDSSLRSRSKRSKSSEHKSRKRTSESRSRARKRSSKSKSHRSQTRSRSRSRRRRRSSRSRSKSRGRRSVSKEKRKRSPKHRSKSRERKRKRSSSRDNRKTVRARSRTPSRRSRSHTPSRRRRSRSVGRRRSFSISPSRRSRTPSRRSRTPSRRSRTPSRRSRTPSRRSRTPSRRSRTPSRRRRSRSVVRRRSFSISPVRLRRSRTPLRRRFSRSPIRRKRSRSSERGRSPKRLTDLDKAQLLEIAKANAAAMCAKAGVPLPPNLKPAPPPTIEEKVAKKSGGATIEELTEKCKQIAQSKEDDDVIVNKPHVSDEEEEEPPFYHHPFKLSEPKPIFFNLNIAAAKPTPPKSQVTLTKEFPVSSGSQHRKKEADSVYGEWVPVEKNGEENKDDDNVFSSNLPSEGRVKRQGRVRRQMKQPAASHLTVTRCNSLCGTKPQSEKHRIAENSVITSLPNIGPSLHLWEGSPRYNYLASRFASRLYSSRFWW